One Cotesia glomerata isolate CgM1 linkage group LG8, MPM_Cglom_v2.3, whole genome shotgun sequence genomic window carries:
- the LOC123270932 gene encoding uncharacterized protein LOC123270932 yields the protein MADTVEEMDTGAEGDGESVTEDRSDTGVRSGKRKDRNSPDPTVNQVMKKKDTKPSPPKEVAARSAKNKEVDAWQKVESKKRRPEQDHLPKQLPKEPRPEPKRKNRANGSDLTR from the exons ATGGCAG ACACCGTCGAAGAGATGGACACCGGTGCCGAAGGCGATGGTGAATCTGTAACAGAAGACAGAAGCGACACTGGTGTCAGGTCTGGGAAGAGGAAAGACCGTAACTCTCCTGACCCAACGGTCAACCAAgtaatgaagaaaaaggacACAAAACCAAGTCCTCCGAAAGAAGTGGCGGCACGGAGTGCCAAAAATAAGGAGGTCGACGCGTGGCAAAAAGTAGAATCGAAGAAGAGAAGGCCGGAGCAGGATCACCTCCCAAAGCAATTGCCGAAGGAGCCACGACCGGAACCTAAGCGGAAAAATCgcgcaaatggatcagacctgACGCGCTGA